Proteins encoded by one window of Rhodamnia argentea isolate NSW1041297 chromosome 6, ASM2092103v1, whole genome shotgun sequence:
- the LOC115741463 gene encoding probable inactive poly [ADP-ribose] polymerase SRO5, which yields MSDYLHQCPSPTVDTVTPDVVAHEFNHLAIDVDHPDLNDPMDDQALDSPVSNCETVVSTDQPGTTLLPFISSGLMELGEGDEVHRYIKERFISELGALGAQVTVVAIHQNCHSSFTAKARAQAFQAYSEAVQKKGDSDTANVRYAWYATSKEDVSKILSYGFSYSGKPENDGLYGCGAYFAPDNHPLESIMSAPIDRDGLQHLLLCRVILGKSELVTHGSEQSHPSSEQYDSGIDDLSSPRKYIIWSTHMNTHVLPEYVVSFRAPYCLSVGLVRTPEKSQNPTSPWIPFPILILELSKIFHPSDVGLISKYYEDRKGEKISRHVLVQKVRQIVGDRLLIKIIKSFRTKQFEA from the exons ATGTCGGACTACCTCCATCAATGTCCATCTCCGACTGTCGACACTGTCACTCCTGATGTAGTCGCACACGAATTCAACCATCTGGCAATTGATGTCGACCATCCAGATCTGAACGATCCGATGGACGACCAGGCTCTGGATTCGCCTGTCTCCAATTGCGAAACAGTTGTCTCCACTGATCAACCTGGCACTACTCTATTGCCGTTCATCAGTAGCGGGTTGATGGAACTCGGCGAGGGAGACGAGGTCCACCGCTACATCAAGGAGCGATTTATCTCAGAGCTAGGTGCGCTTGGGGCGCAAGTCACGGTGGTGGCAATCCACCAGAATTGCCACTCCAGTTTCACGGCGAAAGCTAGGGCCCAAGCTTTTCAAGCTTACTCGGAGGCAGTGCAGAAGAAAGGCGACAGCGACACAGCCAACGTGAGGTACGCATGGTACGCGACCTCCAAGGAAGATGTGTCCAAGATCTTGTCGTATGGCTTCAGCTACAGTGGGAAGCCTGAGAACGATGGCTTGTACGGTTGTGGAGCTTATTTTGCTCCTGATAATCATCCGCTCGAAAG CATTATGTCCGCCCCTATAGATAGAGATGGCCTACAACATCTGTTGCTTTGCCGGGTAATATTAGGGAAATCAGAGCTTGTTACTCATGGCTCAGAACAGTCTCATCCTAGTTCGGAACAGTATGATTCGGGCATTGATGACTTATCATCTCCAAGAAAGTACATTATTTGGAGTACCCACATGAACACTCACGTGTTGCCGGAGTACGTGGTCAGCTTTAGAGCCCCTTATTGCTTGAGTG TAGGGTTGGTGAGAACTCCGGAGAAGTCACAGAATCCGACTTCCCCTTGGATCCCGTttccaattttgattttggaaCTTTCTAAAATCTTCCATCCATCTGACGTAGGTTTGATCTCCAAGTACTATGAGGACCGCAAA GGGGAAAAGATTTCGAGGCATGTGCTGGTGCAGAAAGTTAGGCAAATTGTAGGCGATAGGTTGCTGattaaaatcatcaaaagtttcAGAACTAAG CAATTCGAGGCATGA
- the LOC125312452 gene encoding probable inactive poly [ADP-ribose] polymerase SRO5 isoform X4 translates to MADYAHQCRSPTLRTVTPDAVAREYNHPAVGLNSPDLSDQMDDQYTDSSVSDCESSVSSDQSGAATSPFVGSGLMELQEGDRVHRLIKERFVSRLGALGGQVTVAGIHQNSYTGEAARARAQAFQIYSEAVQKKGGGDTPNVRYAWYATSKEGVLKILSYGFGYSGKPENNGLYGCGVYFAPDNHPLESVKSAPIDEDGLRHLLLCRIIMGKPELVSPGSEQSHPSSEQYDSGIDDLLSPRRYIVWSTHMNTHVLPVYVVSFRAPRCLRGPLRTPEESRKPTSPWMPFPILISELSKILRPSDLSLISKYYKDHKGGKISRHMLVQKVRQIAGDGLLTRVIKSFRTK, encoded by the exons ATGGCGGATTACGCGCATCAATGTCGGTCACCGACTTTACGCACCGTCACTCCTGATGCAGTCGCACGCGAATACAACCATCCGGCAGTCGGCCTCAACAGTCCAGATCTGAGCGATCAGATGGACGATCAGTATACGGATTCGTCCGTCTCCGATTGCGAGAGCAGTGTCTCCTCTGATCAATCCGGCGCTGCTACATCGCCGTTCGTCGGGAGCGGGTTGATGGAACTCCAGGAGGGAGACAGGGTCCACCGCCTTATCAAGGAGAGATTCGTCTCGAGGCTAGGTGCCCTTGGGGGGCAAGTTACCGTGGCGGGAATCCACCAGAATTCCTACACCGGCGAGGCGGCGAGAGCACGGGCCCAAGCGTTTCAAATTTACTCGGAGGCAGTGCAGAAGAAAGGAGGCGGCGACACCCCCAATGTGAGGTACGCATGGTATGCAACCTCAAAGGAAGGGGTCTTGAAGATCTTGTCGTATGGTTTCGGCTACAGCGGGAAGCCTGAGAACAATGGCTTGTATGGTTGTGGAGTTTATTTTGCTCCTGATAATCATCCGCTCGAAAG CGTTAAGTCCGCTCCTATAGACGAAGACGGCTTAAGGCATCTGTTGCTTTGTCGGATCATAATGGGAAAACCGGAGCTTGTCAGTCCTGGCTCCGAACAATCTCATCCGAGTTCGGAACAGTATGATTCGGGTATCGACGACTTATTATCTCCGAGGAGATATATTGTTTGGAGCACTCACATGAACACTCACGTGTTGCCGGTGTACGTTGTCAGTTTTAGAGCCCCTCGTTGCTTGAGAG GACCGTTGAGAACTCCGGAAGAGTCACGCAAACCGACTTCCCCTTGGATGCCGTTTCCGATTCTGATCTCTGAACTCTCGAAAATCTTACGTCCATCCGACTTGAGTTTGATCTCCAAGTACTATAAGGACCACAAA GGGGGAAAGATTTCAAGGCATATGCTGGTACAGAAAGTCAGGCAAATAGCAGGGGATGGGTTGCTGACCAGAGTCATCAAAAGTTTCAGAACAAAG TGA
- the LOC125312452 gene encoding probable inactive poly [ADP-ribose] polymerase SRO5 isoform X1, which produces MADYAHQCRSPTLRTVTPDAVAREYNHPAVGLNSPDLSDQMDDQYTDSSVSDCESSVSSDQSGAATSPFVGSGLMELQEGDRVHRLIKERFVSRLGALGGQVTVAGIHQNSYTGEAARARAQAFQIYSEAVQKKGGGDTPNVRYAWYATSKEGVLKILSYGFGYSGKPENNGLYGCGVYFAPDNHPLESVKSAPIDEDGLRHLLLCRIIMGKPELVSPGSEQSHPSSEQYDSGIDDLLSPRRYIVWSTHMNTHVLPVYVVSFRAPRCLRGPLRTPEESRKPTSPWMPFPILISELSKILRPSDLSLISKYYKDHKGGKISRHMLVQKVRQIAGDGLLTRVIKSFRTKQFGRESG; this is translated from the exons ATGGCGGATTACGCGCATCAATGTCGGTCACCGACTTTACGCACCGTCACTCCTGATGCAGTCGCACGCGAATACAACCATCCGGCAGTCGGCCTCAACAGTCCAGATCTGAGCGATCAGATGGACGATCAGTATACGGATTCGTCCGTCTCCGATTGCGAGAGCAGTGTCTCCTCTGATCAATCCGGCGCTGCTACATCGCCGTTCGTCGGGAGCGGGTTGATGGAACTCCAGGAGGGAGACAGGGTCCACCGCCTTATCAAGGAGAGATTCGTCTCGAGGCTAGGTGCCCTTGGGGGGCAAGTTACCGTGGCGGGAATCCACCAGAATTCCTACACCGGCGAGGCGGCGAGAGCACGGGCCCAAGCGTTTCAAATTTACTCGGAGGCAGTGCAGAAGAAAGGAGGCGGCGACACCCCCAATGTGAGGTACGCATGGTATGCAACCTCAAAGGAAGGGGTCTTGAAGATCTTGTCGTATGGTTTCGGCTACAGCGGGAAGCCTGAGAACAATGGCTTGTATGGTTGTGGAGTTTATTTTGCTCCTGATAATCATCCGCTCGAAAG CGTTAAGTCCGCTCCTATAGACGAAGACGGCTTAAGGCATCTGTTGCTTTGTCGGATCATAATGGGAAAACCGGAGCTTGTCAGTCCTGGCTCCGAACAATCTCATCCGAGTTCGGAACAGTATGATTCGGGTATCGACGACTTATTATCTCCGAGGAGATATATTGTTTGGAGCACTCACATGAACACTCACGTGTTGCCGGTGTACGTTGTCAGTTTTAGAGCCCCTCGTTGCTTGAGAG GACCGTTGAGAACTCCGGAAGAGTCACGCAAACCGACTTCCCCTTGGATGCCGTTTCCGATTCTGATCTCTGAACTCTCGAAAATCTTACGTCCATCCGACTTGAGTTTGATCTCCAAGTACTATAAGGACCACAAA GGGGGAAAGATTTCAAGGCATATGCTGGTACAGAAAGTCAGGCAAATAGCAGGGGATGGGTTGCTGACCAGAGTCATCAAAAGTTTCAGAACAAAG CAATTTGGTCGTGAAAGCGGCTGA
- the LOC125315480 gene encoding uncharacterized protein LOC125315480: MAKGQGGASGACSDPTHESEPSGDDRAGRTLEPTPARARRERGASRGMTRDMETRMSRLEQAMDELRADKGSGEESSNEEEATAREELQDQVLDLKDEVAELRGELLSTLTTKTDKHREALEAMIAALRAEVGELRTKTAVLEMACASGGTTTHADLRVDVPKPKEFHGSRVAKDVDNFLYSVNEYLDIRGEMDDLRRIKTVAMYLHGNVLLWWRNRKADREAEPIVTWESFETEFRKQFYPTYAEEEARDEPRRLEQTGKIREYIRKFCELKLQIPSPSENEAYYRFIGGLKAWVKMELKRQNATTLATALYVAEGIIEYRGNSMDKPDPKPRSGKTTGRGDRAKTRRSMASKPRPTYSRDRVKSSRAKSKKLECFKCSDPHFAGIAQTRGKVASLKTVEKGKAADESRDEGRPREEVRLGSLKIPSTMNVQEAGPSRGLMFGDVVVGGAEMSALIDTGASDLFMSEEAAKRLDLRVEEGTGWLKTVNSEEVKTSGLARDVEIRLGAFQCGDSIEVIPMDDYDLVTGLGFLDRIKAFLVPCVNSIRVLDPRGRCVVPVRRESGRSQKTLSAMQLAKGVRRGELTLLATLVIDDAEHVREQWPDGIDEVPALFEDVMPPELPKKLPPKREVDHGIELVPDARPPAMVSYRMAPPELEEMRRQLKELLDAGYVRPSKSPFGAPVLFEKKHDGSLRMCIDYRALNKLTIKNKYPIPLIADLFDQLGSARWFTKLDLRSGYYQVRIAEGDEPKTACVTRYGAYEFLVMPFGLTNARPHSRTLMNKVLQPFLDQFVVVYLDDIVIYSRTLEEHVEHLKRVFQVTRENELYVKKEKCVFAQRRVPFLGHIVGEGRVRMDVAKIRAIVEWEPPTKVPEPRSFLGLANYYRRFIRAYSEIAVPLTDMLKKNRPWEWSAKCQTAFDRLKRAMVEEPVLVLPDHAKAYEVETDASDFAIGGVLMREGHPVAFESRKLDDTERRYTVQEKEMTTVVHCLRTWRHYLPGSRFVVRTDNVATSYFRTQKKLSPKRARWQDFLAKFDYVLEYKPGKANSVADAPSRKA, encoded by the coding sequence ATGGCGAAAGGCCAAGGGGGTGCAAGCGGTGCTTGCTCCGATCCGACGCACGAGTCCGAGCCATCCGGGGATGATCGTGCCGGACGGACCCTTGAGCCTACTCCGGCGCGAGCTCGGCGTGAACGTGGTGCATCTAGGGGAATGACGCGGGATATGGAGACCCGCATGTCCAGGCTTGAGCAAGCCATGGACGAGCTTCGTGCCGACAAAGGTAGCGGGGAGGAGTCTAGCAACGAGGAGGAGGCCACGGCTCGGGAGGAGTTGCAAGATCAGGTGCTCGATCTCAAGGACGAGGTGGCCGAGCTCCGTGGTGAGTTGCTGAGTACTCTCACTACCAAGACGGACAAACACCGGGAAGCCTTGGAAGCCATGATCGCAGCCTTGCGTGCGGAGGTAGGCGAGCTACGAACCAAGACGGCTGTCTTGGAGATGGCGTGCGCAAGTGGTGGAACAACCACGCATGCCGACCTTCGGGTTGATGTGCCCAAACCGAAGGAGTTCCATGGCTCAAGAGTGGCCAAGGACGTCGACAACTTCTTGTACTCGGTGAACGAGTACTTGGACATCCGAGGAGAGATGGATGATCTTAGGCGGATAAAGACCGTCGCAATGTACCTGCACGGTAACGTCTTGCTGTGGTGGCGTAATCGGAAGGCCGATCGAGAAGCCGAACCAATCGTGACGTGGGAATCCTTCGAAACGGAGTTCCGGAAGCAATTCTATCCCACCTATGCGGAGGAGGAAGCTCGCGACGAGCCGAGGCGTCTCGAGCAAACGGGCAAAATACGTGAGTATATAAGGAAGTTTTGCGAGCTGAAACTTCAAATACCGTCCCCGTCCGAGAATGAGGCGTACTATCGGTTCATCGGCGGCCTTAAGGCGTGGGTGAAGATGGAGCTCAAACGGCAGAATGCGACGACGCTCGCGACGGCCTTGTACGTGGCCGAAGGAATCATCGAGTACCGTGGCAACTCGATGGATAAGCCGGACCCGAAGCCTAGGAGTGGCAAGACTACTGGTAGGGGTGATCGCGCCAAGACACGGCGGTCGATGGCAAGCAAGCCGCGACCCACTTACTCGAGGGATCGAGTTAAGTCGAGTCGGGCGAAGAGCAAAAAGCTTGAGTGCTTTAAGTGCTCCGACCCTCACTTTGCCGGGATTGCCCAAACCCGGGGCAAGGTGGCGTCCTTGAAGACGGTGGAGAAAGGAAAGGCCGCCGACGAGTCACGGGACGAGGGACGACCAAGGGAGGAAGTTCGGCTCGGCTCCCTCAAGATCCCGAGCACTATGAACGTGCAAGAGGCAGGCCCATCTAGAGGACTTATGTTCGGCGATGTGGTGGTTGGTGGAGCGGAAATGAGCGCGCTCATCGACACCGGTGCATCCGACTTGTTCATGTCGGAAGAAGCGGCTAAGAGACTTGACTTGCGGGTTGAGGAAGGAACCGGGTGGCTCAAAACGGTAAACTCGGAGGAAGTCAAGACGAGCGGGCTGGCCCGTGATGTAGAAATTCGACTCGGAGCCTTTCAATGCGGGGACTCGATCGAGGTAATCCCGATGGACGATTATGATCTTGTCACCGGATTGGGATTCCTAGATAGGATCAAAGCCTTTCTGGTCCCATGTGTCAACAGCATCCGTGTGTTGGACCCTCGTGGTCGGTGTGTTGTCCCGGTTCGGCGTGAGTCCGGGAGGAGCCAAAAGACCCTTTCGGCGATGCAACTAGCGAAGGGAGTTCGTAGGGGCGAGCTGACTCTCTTGGCAACTCTGGTGATCGATGATGCTGAACATGTTCGGGAGCAATGGCCCGACGGGATAGACGAGGTACCGGCCTTGTTTGAAGATGTAATGCCCCCCGAGTTGCCCAAGAAGCTGCCGCCCAAAAGGGAAGTCGACCACGGGATCGAGCTGGTTCCCGATGCTCGACCCCCAGCCATGGTGTCATATCGCATGGCCCCGCCGGAACTTGAGGAGATGAGGAGACAACTCAAGGAGTTGCTCGATGCCGGGTATGTTCGACCGTCAAAGTCCCCATTCGGCGCCCCGGTGCTGTTCGAAAAGAAACATGACGGGTCTCTCCGCATGTGCATCGACTATCGGGCGTTGAACAAGTtgacgatcaagaacaagtaccccaTTCCACTCATCGCAGACTTGTTCGACCAGCTTGGGAGTGCGAGGTGGTTCACTAAGCTGGATTTGCGGTCGGGATACTACCAGGTGAGGATTGCAGAAGGGGACGAACCAAAGACCGCTTGTGTGACTCGGTATGGGGCTTACGAGTTCTTGGTCATGCCGTTCGGCTTGACAAACGCCCGGCCACATTCCCGCACCTTGATGAATAAGGTACTACAACCGTTCCTTGATCAATTTGTGGTTGTGTACCTAGACGATATTGTGATTTATAGCCGAACGCTCGAGGAGCACGTTGAACACCTCAAGCGTGTCTTCCAAGTTACGAGGGAGAACGAGCTGTACGTGAAGAAAGAGAAGTGCGTCTTTGCACAAAGGCGGGTTCCGTTCTTGGGGCACATCGTTGGAGAGGGACGTGTACGGATGGACGTGGCCAAGATTCGGGCTATTGTTGAGTGGGAACCTCCCACGAAGGTGCCGGAGCCGAGATCCTTCCTGGGGCTGGCGAATTACTATCGCCGGTTCATTCGTGCCTACTCGGAGATAGCCGTGCCACTCACGGACATGCTGAAGAAGAACCGGCCGTGGGAATGGTCGGCGAAGTGCCAAACGGCATTCGATCGGTTGAAGCGGGCGATGGTTGAAGAACCCGTGCTGGTGCTGCCCGACCATGCCAAGGCGTACGAGGTAGAGACCGATGCCTCAGATTTTGCTATTGGTGGTGTGCTGATGCGGGAGGGACACCCGGTAGCCTTCGAGTCCCGAAAGTTGGACGACACCGAGCGACGCTATACGGTGCAAGAGAAGGAGATGACGACCGTTGTGCATTGCTTGCGCACTTGGCGTCACTACCTCCCGGGCTCTCGGTTCGTGGTGCGGACCGACAACGTAGCCACGAGCTACTTTCGGACCCAAAAGAAGTTGAGCCCGAAGCGGGCTCGATGGCAAGACTTTCTCGCGAAGTTCGACTATGTGCTCGAGTACAAACCGGGGAAGGCCAACTCGGTGGCTGATGCCCCGAGCCGTAAGGCGTAA
- the LOC125312452 gene encoding probable inactive poly [ADP-ribose] polymerase SRO5 isoform X2, protein MADYAHQCRSPTLRTVTPDAVAREYNHPAVGLNSPDLSDQMDDQYTDSSVSDCESSVSSDQSGAATSPFVGSGLMELQEGDRVHRLIKERFVSRLGALGGQVTVAGIHQNSYTGEAARARAQAFQIYSEAVQKKGGGDTPNVRYAWYATSKEGVLKILSYGFGYSGKPENNGLYGCGVYFAPDNHPLESVKSAPIDEDGLRHLLLCRIIMGKPELVSPGSEQSHPSSEQYDSGIDDLLSPRRYIVWSTHMNTHVLPVYVVSFRAPRCLRGLRTPEESRKPTSPWMPFPILISELSKILRPSDLSLISKYYKDHKGGKISRHMLVQKVRQIAGDGLLTRVIKSFRTKQFGRESG, encoded by the exons ATGGCGGATTACGCGCATCAATGTCGGTCACCGACTTTACGCACCGTCACTCCTGATGCAGTCGCACGCGAATACAACCATCCGGCAGTCGGCCTCAACAGTCCAGATCTGAGCGATCAGATGGACGATCAGTATACGGATTCGTCCGTCTCCGATTGCGAGAGCAGTGTCTCCTCTGATCAATCCGGCGCTGCTACATCGCCGTTCGTCGGGAGCGGGTTGATGGAACTCCAGGAGGGAGACAGGGTCCACCGCCTTATCAAGGAGAGATTCGTCTCGAGGCTAGGTGCCCTTGGGGGGCAAGTTACCGTGGCGGGAATCCACCAGAATTCCTACACCGGCGAGGCGGCGAGAGCACGGGCCCAAGCGTTTCAAATTTACTCGGAGGCAGTGCAGAAGAAAGGAGGCGGCGACACCCCCAATGTGAGGTACGCATGGTATGCAACCTCAAAGGAAGGGGTCTTGAAGATCTTGTCGTATGGTTTCGGCTACAGCGGGAAGCCTGAGAACAATGGCTTGTATGGTTGTGGAGTTTATTTTGCTCCTGATAATCATCCGCTCGAAAG CGTTAAGTCCGCTCCTATAGACGAAGACGGCTTAAGGCATCTGTTGCTTTGTCGGATCATAATGGGAAAACCGGAGCTTGTCAGTCCTGGCTCCGAACAATCTCATCCGAGTTCGGAACAGTATGATTCGGGTATCGACGACTTATTATCTCCGAGGAGATATATTGTTTGGAGCACTCACATGAACACTCACGTGTTGCCGGTGTACGTTGTCAGTTTTAGAGCCCCTCGTTGCTTGAGAGG GTTGAGAACTCCGGAAGAGTCACGCAAACCGACTTCCCCTTGGATGCCGTTTCCGATTCTGATCTCTGAACTCTCGAAAATCTTACGTCCATCCGACTTGAGTTTGATCTCCAAGTACTATAAGGACCACAAA GGGGGAAAGATTTCAAGGCATATGCTGGTACAGAAAGTCAGGCAAATAGCAGGGGATGGGTTGCTGACCAGAGTCATCAAAAGTTTCAGAACAAAG CAATTTGGTCGTGAAAGCGGCTGA
- the LOC125312452 gene encoding probable inactive poly [ADP-ribose] polymerase SRO5 isoform X3 — protein sequence MADYAHQCRSPTLRTVTPDAVAREYNHPAVGLNSPDLSDQMDDQYTDSSVSDCESSVSSDQSGAATSPFVGSGLMELQEGDRVHRLIKERFVSRLGALGGQVTVAGIHQNSYTGEAARARAQAFQIYSEAVQKKGGGDTPNVRYAWYATSKEGVLKILSYGFGYSGKPENNGLYGCGVYFAPDNHPLESVKSAPIDEDGLRHLLLCRIIMGKPELVSPGSEQSHPSSEQYDSGIDDLLSPRRYIVWSTHMNTHVLPVYVVSFRAPRCLRGPLRTPEESRKPTSPWMPFPILISELSKILRPSDLSLISKYYKDHKGGKISRHMLVQKVRQIAGDGLLTRVIKSFRTKK from the exons ATGGCGGATTACGCGCATCAATGTCGGTCACCGACTTTACGCACCGTCACTCCTGATGCAGTCGCACGCGAATACAACCATCCGGCAGTCGGCCTCAACAGTCCAGATCTGAGCGATCAGATGGACGATCAGTATACGGATTCGTCCGTCTCCGATTGCGAGAGCAGTGTCTCCTCTGATCAATCCGGCGCTGCTACATCGCCGTTCGTCGGGAGCGGGTTGATGGAACTCCAGGAGGGAGACAGGGTCCACCGCCTTATCAAGGAGAGATTCGTCTCGAGGCTAGGTGCCCTTGGGGGGCAAGTTACCGTGGCGGGAATCCACCAGAATTCCTACACCGGCGAGGCGGCGAGAGCACGGGCCCAAGCGTTTCAAATTTACTCGGAGGCAGTGCAGAAGAAAGGAGGCGGCGACACCCCCAATGTGAGGTACGCATGGTATGCAACCTCAAAGGAAGGGGTCTTGAAGATCTTGTCGTATGGTTTCGGCTACAGCGGGAAGCCTGAGAACAATGGCTTGTATGGTTGTGGAGTTTATTTTGCTCCTGATAATCATCCGCTCGAAAG CGTTAAGTCCGCTCCTATAGACGAAGACGGCTTAAGGCATCTGTTGCTTTGTCGGATCATAATGGGAAAACCGGAGCTTGTCAGTCCTGGCTCCGAACAATCTCATCCGAGTTCGGAACAGTATGATTCGGGTATCGACGACTTATTATCTCCGAGGAGATATATTGTTTGGAGCACTCACATGAACACTCACGTGTTGCCGGTGTACGTTGTCAGTTTTAGAGCCCCTCGTTGCTTGAGAG GACCGTTGAGAACTCCGGAAGAGTCACGCAAACCGACTTCCCCTTGGATGCCGTTTCCGATTCTGATCTCTGAACTCTCGAAAATCTTACGTCCATCCGACTTGAGTTTGATCTCCAAGTACTATAAGGACCACAAA GGGGGAAAGATTTCAAGGCATATGCTGGTACAGAAAGTCAGGCAAATAGCAGGGGATGGGTTGCTGACCAGAGTCATCAAAAGTTTCAGAACAAAG AAGTGA